TGCGCGCAGGGCCCGGTCGACCTCCGCGGCGCGCCGGGGGAAGACATAGCCCGCCGTGATGCGGTCGAGGGGGCAATGCTGATGATCTCTGCGTTGCCGGGCGTTGCCACTGGTCCTCGATTCGGGTCGGCTGCGCCGAGGGCGCCGGTACGGGGGGCCTCCGCGCTGCGATGCGGTGCGGCAGGCCTCGGCCGGCGGTAGCGTGCGGGCATGGAGCTGCACGCACGATCGCTTTGGCTGGTGTCCGAGCCGCTGCATGCGGTCTGCTACTTCGATGACAGGTGCCGCCGCCTGGGCAAGGACCTCGGCCTCAAAGGCTTCTGGATGGGCTATTTCGCCTCGCGTACGGCGCCCATGGGAGCGGTGGAGCCTGCGGCGGCCACGGCCGTACTCGGGGTGTTCGCCCCGGGGATGGTGGCCCGTGCACTGCCCGCGGCCTGGAGCGTCGTCAGCCCGGCGCACGTCCTCGACGAGCGCGGCAGGCGCGCGGCCCAGGCGCTGCGCGCGATCGACCCCGGGCTGGAGCGCACGGCAGCCGCGGTGCTGCCCCCGCTCCAGACGATCGTCGACGAGGCACCGGCCCTCGCCCGTCCCCTGTTCGCCGCCAACCGCGCGCTGTGCGACCACGCCGACCCTGTCGAGCGCCTGTGGCAACTGGTCACCACCGTGCGGGAGTTCAGGGGTGACGCCCATCTCGCGGTGCTCGCCGACGAAGGGCTCGACGGCTGCGAGGCATTGGTCCTGGCCGTCGCCTCGGGGCGCGTCCCCCGGGACACCATGCGGCAGGACCGCGGCTGGAGCGAGGAGGAGTGGGCGGACGCGGCGGACCGGCTGCGCGCCCGTGGCCTCGTGGACGCACGGGGCGACGCGACCGAACACGGCCGGCAAGAGCGCGAGCGCATCGAGGCGGCGACCGACCGGCTGGCCGGACGGCTGCTGCACCTGCTGCCCGAGGCGGAGACCGAGCGGCTGCTGCATACGCTCGAACCCCTGGTCCGGTGCCTCCTGGCCGCGGATGTCCTGCCTTTCCCCAACCCGATCGGCCTGCCGCACCTCGACGAGCCCGCACCGCGCGGCGGCACCCTCTCCGGTCAACACAACCAGGCCACGCCGCCCCCCTAGCCCAGGCGCTTTCCGGCTTCCTTGAGCTTCTGTTCCAGATCCACCGTGTCGGATGCGGGCGGCACCTGGACCCTGACCGGCTTGTTGACGTCGAAGAACCGTATGCTCACGTCCAGCGGGCCCTGGGCCGCCTGCGCACGCTCGCGGAACTTCACGGTGCGGTCGCCGGGGCCGATCCATATGTCGAGCGTCAGCTTGCTCACCCCGAGCTGCTGATACTGCTCGATCACCTTCTTACGGCGCTCGGCATCCAGCGCGCTCTTGGCGCCCCGCTCGTTCAGCAGATCCGCCACCTCGACCACACCGGCGTAGTGCGACGTCCGCACCCCGTCGACGGTCTCCTCACCGACCTTCTTGACGTCGTCGGACTGGGTCAGCAAGGACGCCTGCGCCGCCGGGTCCTGGTCTGCCTGCTGCTGCATCCCCCCGAGGGCGTCGGCCCCCTTGTCCTTCATGGCGAACTTGATCCAGTGCTTGCCGCCCAACGCGGCCGTCGCCTTCCCGTCCCCGCCGAGATACACCGCGTCCCCGACGAGCCGCACCGAGAACTCGCCCTCCTCCTTGCCCCCGGAGGCCTTCATCCGCATGTCGATGGCGCGCGGACGCATGCTGAACGACACCTTGCCGTCGACCGTCCCCTGCCCCGGAACCCTGCCGGAGAGCTGGTACGAGACGGAGTTGAGCTTGGCCCCCTTGTCGACGGCCTTTTGCACCGCGGCGACCGGCGCGGCGTTGATGTTCCCCGACGCGGCGGTGTGGTCGCCCGACGTCGTGCAGGCCGCCGTGCCGCACAGCACGGCTCCGGTGAGCAGCGCCCCCGCGACGCGGGACGGGATACGGGAGAAATGAGTCATGGCCCCCCCATGAGCACATGGAACTATGAAAATGTCATCGATCATGACAATAACCCATGGCACCGACAACCGGCGTTGAGTATGTACGCAAGCGTGTGACCAGGGAATATGACATCCCGACCAGACCGGCGGCGGTCACCGGCCGGGCGCCGGGGTGATTGTCATCTGGTGGTTCGATGAGTGCTTTGGGGTGCTTTGCTGGGCCGGGTCGGGACACCTCTGACCAAGAGCCGTTGAATGGGTATGGATCCTAGAGAGTTGTGGGACCGCAACGCCGTGCTGGCAGAAGCGTTTTGTCTGGGCGATGAGCGGGTGCGCGAGGCGCAGGCCCGACTTGACGAGGCGCAGGCGGACCGGTCACGGGTTTTGGCGGCATTCGCGATCACGGTGGGCAGCACCGGCGCGGTGGCCGGTCTGTTCGGATTGAACGAGCGGGAAGTACGGATCGCCCGGCGCACGGTGGGCAAGGACGACGCCCGTGCCGTCGCCGATGAGCTGCTGGCGGCCGCCACTCCCGCCGCGCCACCACGGGAACCGGAAGAGGCCTCACCGGCGCCCGATCCCGCCGCCGAATATTCCCACCAGAACCCAATTGCCGGAACGCGTCCCACCGGCCTGCCCCGCGAAGGTGCCGGCGGCCCGGGGACAGCGGAACAGAGCTGGTCCCCGGCGATGGACGCGGTCCTCATCGGCAGCTGGCAGACCGGAGTGGATTTGCGCGAACTCGCCGCCGAATTCGGGCTCGACCTCACCCGCCTGGTCACCCGCGCCCAACAACTCTCCGCCCAGGGGCGGTTCTACCCCGGCCCCGTGGAGAGCCATGCGGGACGCCACCGGCGCGGCCCCGGCGATGTGCACGAGTCCGAATACACCATCCCTGCGCAGCAGACGAACTCCTGGAACGCCGCGCCCTCGGGGCACCAGATGGCCTCCGCCTGGCACACCGGCACGATGCCGCCCGCGGAATCCGGCCCGGACATGGCCGCCCTGGCCTCGGAATGGGACAACGCTCTCGCCCCGTGGGGGACCCTCGCGCCCTCCCACGAGGATGCCGCACCGTCCCATCAGCCCTGGGCCCAATACCACCTCAGTTCCTGACCCCACCCGATGTACTTGCGAGACGTACCCACCCTGCCTCGCAGACCGGCACCGGCCCGGCCGAGGGCGACGCGTCCCCGCCGGAATTCCTGAGCGGGGACGAAGAGAGGCGGAGAGCGAAAGAAGGGGGCGGGCCGAAGCCAGTCGGACTGCCGGCGCTACGTCGTGGGGGTCAAGGACCGGGACCTTGCCGTTCGATGACATCGGCTACCGCTGACGGCTGCCACCCCGTGAGCCATCGCCGGACGAAACGTAGCCCTCCGTAATTTCCTTGCTACTTGTCGAATCCGGGCAGGCCCGCGACAGTGTGGGGAGTGGTGCGGTCAGCCGACTGCAAGCAGTCAAGGGGGTCTTGTGATGCACATGCGACAGGAGAGCGTCCGGCCGGCGACCACTGCACGGCGGCGCTCGGCTGCGGTCGGGGCGGCCCTCGCAGCGGTCAGCGCGCTGGGGCTGGCGACCGCGGCACCGGCGAGCGCCGAGGTCAAGTCCACCTGCGGCACCTACATCTGCGTGGCCACGGCCTACCAGGGGCGCGACTACGTCCAGGACATCACCGTCACGACGCGGGACGGACTGCCGGGGACCTTGCGCGCCTTCGTGGGCGATTACGGGAACCGCAAGGCCAACGTGTCGCGGTGGCGGTTCGTCGTCAACCGCGAGATCAGGGCGTATCCGCGACTGGCCGTCTGCGGCGGCCTGGATCGCAGCGGCAGGGTGATCGAGAACCACTGCGTGCTGATCCCCTGAGCCCCTGAGCTCCTGGGCCTTGAGCCCCCTGGGCCGCTGATCCGCTCAGCGCCCGTCGGCGTTGGTCACAGGCCCGCCCTGCCCGAGCGCGTGACCGTGCCCTCTCAGCCCGCCGTCTCGCCCGCGTGCGGCGTCAGGGTCCCCGCCGCGACCAGGGCGAACAGGGCTATGCCCAGGAGGATGCGGTAGATGACGAACGGCATGAAGGACTTGTGGGAGATGAACTTCATGAACCACGCGATGACGGCGTAGCCGACGACGAAGGCGATGAGCGTGGCGAAGAGGGTGGGGCCCCAGGAGACGTGGCCCTCGCCCGCGTCCTTGAGTTCGAAGACGCCGGAGGCCAAGACCGCCGGGATGGCGAGCAGGAAGGAGTAGCGGGCCGCGGATTCACGGGTGTAGCCCATCAGGAGGCCGCCGCTGATCGTGGCGCCCGAGCGGGAGACGCCGGGAATGAGCGCCATGGCCTGGCAGATGCCGTACAGCAGGCCGTCCTTGACGCTGAGATCCGTGAGGGACTTGCGCTGCTTGGCGGCCCGGTGCCGGCCACCGGTCTCGTCGCGCGCGGCCAAGCGGTCGGCGATGCCGAGGACCACACCCATCACGATGAGGGTGGTGGCGATCAGCCGCAGATCGCGGAACGGGCCCTCGATGGCGTCCTTGAGCGTGATGCCCAGGACGCCGATCGGGATCGAGCCCACGATCACCAGCCAGCCCATCTGGGCGTCGTGATCGTGCCGCAGCTCCCGGTGGAAGAGGGAGCGCGCCCAGGCCGAGATGATCCGCCCGATGTCCTTGCGGAAGTAGATGATGACGGCCGCTTCGGTGCCGATCTGGGTGATGGCGGTGAACGCCGCACCGGGGTCCTGCCAGCCCGCGAACGCCGCCGTCAGGCGGAGGTGCGCACTGGAGGAGATCGGCAGGAACTCGGTCAGCCCTTGGACGAGTCCGAGGACGAATGATTCAAACCAAGACATGGAAAATACGCTATCCAAGGGTGATCAAGCGCTGACCTGCGCAAGAGGGGAGAAAGCGGACGGTGGCGACGGATGCGGATCATCGCCGACAGGGGGCAGCGTAACGTCCGAAGATGTCCGGGCGGCCAAAGGGTCCTGGACGTACGGTGGCCGCCCGCCCGAACCGCTGTCAGCCCCCGCGCAGCGCCTTGCGTTTGCACCACGCCACCACCAGCGCCCCCAGAGCGCTGACCGCGATGAAGCCCATGGCCGCGAGGAACACCGGTGAGGTGGGCGTCGAAGCCCGCGCGCCGGCCACGGCGTAGGCCGCGGTGTTCGGGATGCTGCCGAGTGCCGTGGCGGCCAGGTAGGCGCCCCAGCCCATACGGGAGATGCCGGCGCAGTAGTTCATGGCGCAGAACGGCAGGCCGGGGAAGAGCCGGATCACCAGCATCGAGCGGAAGCCGTGCTCGCTCAACTGCCGGTCGACGGCCGTCAGCCAGCGGGCGTGCAACAACGGGCGCAGGGCGTCCTGTCCGAGCAGCCGGCCGAGCCCGAACGTCAGCGCGGCACTCAGCACCGTGCCGGCCAGTGCGGTGGCCAGCCCGGCCTGGCTGCCGAAGAGGGCCCCCGCCGCGAGATTGAGGACCGGGCGCGGGACGAAGGCGCTGGTGCACGCGCCGTATGCCAGGGCGAAGAGCGCCAGGGCGGCAGGGCCGGACGGCCCGGCGGGGCGGGCGCCGGTCAGCAGATGCTGCGGCTGCCACCAGAGCGTCACGGCCGCGCCGCAGGCCAGCAGGGCGAGCAGCAGGACCAGCCGGGACCGGGGAGACAACAGCACGCGCGTGCAGCGCGCGGCGAGGCCGGCGGGCGCTGCGGCGGGTGGGGACACCCCCGGAGCGTAACCGACGGGGCTGCCGGGGAGCCGTCATAGTGTCGACGGTGCGTGAGCCGCCGGGCATCGGTGCGTCCTGACGTATCGCCGGGTACGCCGACGGTCGGCTGTCCCCTCCAGGCGTATCGGGACGGCGGCCGGATAAATCGGTCGACGCGGCGGCGGGCCCCCGGCACCATAGGGCGCATGTTCCGGTACGCCTTCCTCCCGCTCCCGTCCGCAGTCGCGGACGAGCCGAAGGCTGCCGTCGATTTCCTCGCGGCCATCGCCGCCTGCGTTCCCGCAGTCACTGCCGTCGCGGCGGTCGCCGTCCCGGCCGCCGCAGCGGCCGGCGGCGCACGAAGCTGACCCTCTCCGGATCGTCCGGCGGACCCCGCAGGGGGAGGGTCGGCCGGGTTCAGGGGTCCCCACGGCGCCAAGTCGCCGTTCTCACCGCATCGTTGCGAGGAAGAACACCATGCCCAAGACGGCATATGTGCGCACCAAGCCGCACGTGAACATCGGCACCATGGGCCACGTCGACCACGGCAAGACGACGCTGACCGCGGCCATCACCAAGGTCCTCAGCGCGCGCGGCAGTGGCACGTTCGTGCCCTTCGACCGGATCGACCGGGCCCCGGAGGAGGCCGCCCGCGGCATCACCATCAACATCGCGCATGTCGAGTACGAGACCGGCACCCGGCACTACGCCCACGTCGACATGCCCGGCCACGCGGACTTCATCAAGAACATGGTGACCGGCGCGGCGCAGCTCGACGGCGCGATCCTCGTCGTCTCGGCGCTCGACGGGATCATGCCGCAGACCGCCGAGCATGTGCTGCTCGCCAAGCAGGTGGGCGTCCGGTACA
This portion of the Streptomyces sp. 2114.4 genome encodes:
- a CDS encoding undecaprenyl-diphosphate phosphatase; this encodes MSWFESFVLGLVQGLTEFLPISSSAHLRLTAAFAGWQDPGAAFTAITQIGTEAAVIIYFRKDIGRIISAWARSLFHRELRHDHDAQMGWLVIVGSIPIGVLGITLKDAIEGPFRDLRLIATTLIVMGVVLGIADRLAARDETGGRHRAAKQRKSLTDLSVKDGLLYGICQAMALIPGVSRSGATISGGLLMGYTRESAARYSFLLAIPAVLASGVFELKDAGEGHVSWGPTLFATLIAFVVGYAVIAWFMKFISHKSFMPFVIYRILLGIALFALVAAGTLTPHAGETAG
- a CDS encoding TVP38/TMEM64 family protein, producing MSPPAAAPAGLAARCTRVLLSPRSRLVLLLALLACGAAVTLWWQPQHLLTGARPAGPSGPAALALFALAYGACTSAFVPRPVLNLAAGALFGSQAGLATALAGTVLSAALTFGLGRLLGQDALRPLLHARWLTAVDRQLSEHGFRSMLVIRLFPGLPFCAMNYCAGISRMGWGAYLAATALGSIPNTAAYAVAGARASTPTSPVFLAAMGFIAVSALGALVVAWCKRKALRGG